Proteins encoded in a region of the Stieleria neptunia genome:
- a CDS encoding aldehyde dehydrogenase family protein has translation MNHPTLHHWIDGQHHAASSARSFQSLNPEDDSVIATAPRGDAGDVALAVDSAAKAFERFQELGPSQREAILLRAADLLEQRSADFRDLLIREIGSPLGKASMEIGIATRVLKANAAMARRMTGRTYSSDVPGRWSLGFRKPLGVVASITPFNVPLIKGIKHSSMPLATGNTVVWLPSEQTPMIAAAIAQLYHDAGLPAGALNMVLGIGAEIGDDLVSAPRIDAVSFTGSAAVGRRVQSLCGRHGKRVTLELGGKNPLIVLDDANLDAAVAAAVRGGFIYQGQICMASSRVIVDQSLAQAFTERFVAASGSLGMGALTDPKTMIGPIITAKARQRIRDHLADAVAGGANLLCGNRWTNNRVNPTIVSGVTSAMKLFREETFGPVVSIETAQDRQHALQLANASPGMLAAAVFTSDLDAVMTFADSLGTAMVHVNDMTIQQEPEVPFGGDGQAGFGREGMETGIEDFTTWKWVTLRN, from the coding sequence TTGAACCACCCTACCCTGCACCACTGGATCGACGGCCAGCACCACGCCGCGTCGTCCGCCCGCAGTTTCCAATCGCTCAACCCCGAAGACGACTCGGTGATCGCGACGGCACCCCGTGGCGACGCCGGCGATGTCGCGTTGGCGGTCGATTCAGCCGCCAAGGCGTTCGAGCGTTTTCAAGAGCTGGGGCCGTCGCAGCGTGAAGCCATCTTGCTGCGGGCGGCGGACCTGTTGGAACAGCGATCGGCAGACTTTCGCGATTTATTGATTCGCGAAATCGGATCGCCCTTGGGCAAAGCGTCGATGGAAATCGGGATCGCGACCCGAGTGTTAAAAGCCAACGCGGCGATGGCCCGACGGATGACCGGGCGCACGTATTCGAGTGACGTTCCGGGCCGCTGGAGTCTGGGGTTTCGAAAACCGCTCGGCGTCGTCGCCTCGATCACCCCGTTCAACGTCCCGCTGATCAAGGGCATCAAACACAGCAGCATGCCGTTGGCGACGGGCAACACCGTCGTCTGGCTGCCATCGGAACAGACGCCGATGATCGCCGCCGCGATCGCCCAGCTGTACCACGACGCGGGGCTGCCCGCCGGGGCGTTGAACATGGTGCTGGGGATCGGCGCAGAGATCGGGGACGACTTGGTCAGCGCCCCGCGGATCGACGCGGTCAGTTTCACCGGCTCGGCGGCCGTCGGACGGCGGGTGCAATCGCTGTGCGGCCGTCACGGAAAACGGGTCACGTTGGAACTCGGTGGCAAGAACCCGCTGATCGTGCTCGACGACGCGAACCTGGACGCCGCGGTCGCTGCGGCGGTGCGCGGCGGGTTCATTTACCAGGGCCAGATCTGCATGGCATCCAGCCGCGTGATCGTCGACCAATCCCTGGCACAGGCGTTCACGGAGCGTTTTGTCGCCGCGTCAGGGTCACTGGGCATGGGAGCGTTGACGGATCCGAAAACGATGATCGGACCGATCATCACGGCGAAAGCCCGCCAACGGATACGCGATCATCTGGCCGATGCGGTCGCTGGCGGGGCAAACCTCTTGTGCGGAAATCGGTGGACAAACAATCGAGTGAACCCCACGATCGTTTCCGGTGTCACGTCTGCCATGAAGCTGTTTCGCGAAGAAACCTTCGGGCCGGTCGTCTCGATCGAGACTGCCCAGGACCGCCAGCACGCATTGCAACTCGCCAATGCCTCCCCCGGCATGCTCGCCGCAGCCGTCTTCACCTCGGATCTCGATGCGGTGATGACGTTCGCAGATTCTTTGGGCACTGCGATGGTTCACGTCAACGACATGACGATCCAGCAAGAACCCGAAGTCCCGTTCGGAGGCGACGGGCAAGCGGGCTTCGGCCGCGAAGGCATGGAGACGGGGATCGAAGACTTCACGACCTGGAAATGGGTCACGCTTCGGAACTGA
- a CDS encoding GxxExxY protein gives MPISCPLAIRSPSYQEFKALDYCKVMPQAFCTHNCLGPLADEFVYKADFAARLRESGLDTQIEVPVYVTFDTFEKRYVLDAVVGKCGVYELKVARALTPEHEMQLLNYLYLLDIERGKLINFRTDRVECQFVNSGTTRSQRQSFAIDGIRWCDESPLRRLCIDILRDWGTGLSLPLYYQALTHLLGGEERVVKQVPMNRDGLPLGRQRFHVLSNRSAFEVTALLNGHRQYEQNLRKLLRHSPFEAIHWINISLKEVRFVTVV, from the coding sequence ATGCCCATTTCATGCCCCTTGGCGATTCGCAGCCCGTCTTATCAAGAATTCAAAGCCTTGGACTACTGCAAGGTGATGCCCCAAGCATTCTGCACCCACAATTGCCTCGGCCCTCTGGCGGACGAATTCGTCTACAAAGCCGACTTTGCCGCCAGACTACGCGAATCCGGACTGGACACGCAGATCGAGGTTCCGGTCTACGTGACCTTCGACACCTTTGAAAAACGCTACGTCCTAGACGCGGTCGTCGGGAAATGTGGTGTCTATGAACTCAAAGTGGCACGTGCCTTGACGCCGGAGCACGAAATGCAACTGCTGAACTATCTCTACCTGCTGGATATTGAACGCGGGAAACTCATCAACTTCAGGACAGATCGAGTGGAATGTCAATTTGTCAATTCGGGGACGACTCGATCACAACGTCAGAGCTTCGCTATCGATGGAATTCGCTGGTGCGACGAATCACCGTTGAGACGCCTGTGTATCGACATTCTCCGAGATTGGGGGACCGGCCTGAGCCTGCCCTTGTACTACCAGGCGTTGACACATTTGCTCGGCGGTGAAGAGCGTGTGGTGAAACAGGTTCCAATGAATCGCGATGGATTGCCACTGGGAAGGCAACGGTTCCATGTCCTGAGCAATCGGTCGGCGTTTGAGGTGACGGCGTTGCTGAACGGTCATCGCCAGTACGAACAGAATTTGCGTAAGCTACTTCGCCATAGTCCGTTCGAGGCGATTCACTGGATCAATATTTCGCTTAAAGAGGTTCGGTTTGTGACGGTGGTTTGA
- a CDS encoding Uma2 family endonuclease has product MSSAPRYRPAYTVEDYARWEGEWELWDGMPVSMSPSPFGRHSQLLVRIATQLELAVELSGCRAAVLAEIDWIISNDTVVRPDVSVVCGDAPVRHVEQPPALVAEVLSDATRSRDVGEKKDLYRDQGVRWYLVIDPEANSLSAWSLDAGGRFQSVPATESLAIDICGDCRLSLDLKRMLR; this is encoded by the coding sequence ATGAGTTCCGCGCCTCGATACCGTCCGGCTTACACCGTGGAGGATTACGCGCGATGGGAAGGCGAATGGGAACTTTGGGATGGGATGCCCGTTTCGATGAGCCCCAGTCCCTTTGGTCGGCACTCTCAGCTGCTCGTTCGCATCGCAACCCAACTGGAGCTTGCGGTCGAGTTAAGCGGATGCCGTGCCGCGGTGCTCGCCGAGATTGATTGGATCATTTCGAACGATACGGTCGTGCGCCCCGATGTGTCGGTGGTTTGTGGAGACGCCCCGGTCAGGCATGTCGAACAGCCGCCCGCGCTCGTCGCGGAAGTTCTTTCGGATGCGACCCGCAGTCGAGACGTCGGAGAAAAGAAAGACCTCTATCGCGACCAAGGCGTCCGTTGGTATCTGGTCATCGACCCCGAGGCGAACAGCCTCTCGGCGTGGTCGCTCGATGCCGGCGGGCGCTTTCAGTCGGTTCCCGCAACCGAATCTCTCGCTATTGACATTTGTGGTGATTGCCGATTGTCTCTCGATTTGAAACGCATGCTGCGTTAG
- a CDS encoding ArnT family glycosyltransferase — translation MLIGLLIAKVVGVVMRGPSPMVLDAGFYWELGGLVADGDWLLMQRPIAYRTPAYPWLIGLFRAVSSDPLFALVVFQGVLWMATIGLIAALASEISRDRRVVWVVVALAIPMLCSAVYVTTVLTETLFVFSIVLHLWSVARFTRRPTVAGGLMVGLTLGLAILTRPVAMLVWIADLIYVITSWYWIANPATQHLCHRRGWIGVLLAGIVTVGCVSPWLARNHALFGKAMLTEFVGRNLWIVTFQDGSGAGLGLPESAGAARLKTQLGDDVWGNLSVDQSWRHTWTVSNALTTSGMDDPSADRLMKRVATEAIAESPLPFGIKTLRRLINFWRTRATQIPAQLADLAADETVTRETLSQEFYVGQPVWGVKVPPVDTALRHRWSNWLAGNTLLMLATLAATMLLIWRRPTRAAGLWLGAILGYFATVTAVLEIPAYRYRMIVEPVVLLVIVLAIVSISACDGGLKVWRGVWSKNLLVKK, via the coding sequence TTGCTCATCGGATTGCTGATCGCCAAAGTGGTCGGTGTTGTGATGCGCGGCCCCAGTCCGATGGTGCTTGACGCCGGGTTCTATTGGGAATTGGGCGGCTTGGTCGCCGACGGCGATTGGCTGTTGATGCAACGCCCGATCGCTTACCGAACACCGGCCTACCCGTGGCTGATCGGTTTGTTCCGCGCCGTTTCCAGCGATCCGCTGTTCGCCCTGGTTGTCTTCCAAGGTGTGCTCTGGATGGCCACGATCGGATTGATCGCGGCGCTTGCGTCGGAGATTTCGCGAGACCGGCGTGTCGTGTGGGTCGTCGTGGCCCTGGCGATCCCGATGCTCTGCTCGGCCGTGTATGTCACGACGGTGCTGACCGAAACGCTGTTCGTTTTTTCGATCGTCCTGCATCTATGGTCGGTCGCTCGGTTCACCCGCCGGCCGACGGTGGCGGGCGGGTTGATGGTCGGATTGACACTCGGGTTGGCAATCCTGACGCGTCCGGTGGCGATGTTGGTGTGGATCGCCGACCTGATTTATGTCATCACCAGTTGGTACTGGATTGCCAATCCGGCGACGCAGCACCTGTGCCATCGGCGTGGTTGGATCGGTGTCCTGTTGGCGGGAATCGTCACGGTCGGCTGTGTCAGTCCCTGGCTGGCCCGCAATCACGCCCTGTTCGGCAAAGCAATGCTGACCGAATTCGTCGGACGCAACCTCTGGATCGTCACCTTCCAGGACGGCAGCGGCGCCGGATTGGGGTTGCCCGAATCCGCCGGTGCTGCGCGGCTGAAGACACAGTTGGGAGACGACGTGTGGGGCAATCTGTCGGTCGACCAGAGTTGGCGACATACCTGGACCGTCTCCAACGCACTGACCACGTCGGGGATGGACGACCCCTCGGCAGACCGATTGATGAAACGCGTGGCGACCGAGGCGATCGCGGAGTCACCGTTGCCGTTCGGAATAAAAACACTGCGTCGGCTGATCAACTTTTGGCGCACACGGGCGACACAGATCCCGGCTCAACTGGCGGATCTGGCAGCGGACGAAACCGTGACGCGTGAAACGTTGTCACAGGAGTTTTATGTCGGACAGCCGGTCTGGGGCGTTAAAGTCCCACCTGTCGATACAGCCCTCCGCCATCGATGGAGCAATTGGCTGGCCGGCAACACGTTGTTGATGTTGGCGACGCTCGCTGCAACGATGCTGCTGATCTGGCGGCGTCCCACACGCGCCGCCGGCCTGTGGCTGGGAGCGATCCTCGGCTATTTTGCCACGGTGACCGCGGTACTGGAGATTCCCGCGTACCGCTACCGGATGATCGTCGAGCCGGTTGTCCTGCTGGTGATCGTGCTGGCAATCGTCTCGATTTCGGCTTGCGATGGGGGGTTGAAAGTTTGGCGGGGTGTTTGGTCAAAAAATTTATTGGTCAAAAAATAA
- a CDS encoding methyltransferase domain-containing protein, with the protein MSALNTESAVRQRYSSAAETREPELCCPVDYDRRYLEVIPQEVIDRDYGCGDPSKYVRQGETVLDLGSGGGKICFIAAQVVGQSGAVIGVDMNDDMLALARKSQHVVAERIGYDNVRFCKGKIQDLQIDRDRVDEYLVQNPVNSEAALQRFEAFVADMRSQQPMIPDNSVDVVVSNCVLNLVDAAEKEKLFAEIFRVLRPGGRAVISDIVSDEPVPVHMQQDGRLWSGCISGSLQEKAFIDAFTHAGFQAAQMPAYQNEPWQIVEGIEFRSVTVIAYKYPDTLCYEHNEAVMYRGPYASVKDDDGHEFTRGVRAAVCRKTFEKMQSEPYTQDFVGLSPATEILPQDAAHYDCTGGRVERSPKVTKAGGKSVQLPIGDCCGEGGCC; encoded by the coding sequence ATGTCAGCATTGAATACCGAATCTGCCGTTCGTCAACGTTATTCCTCGGCCGCCGAGACGCGTGAACCCGAACTGTGTTGCCCGGTCGACTACGACCGACGCTACCTGGAAGTCATTCCGCAAGAAGTGATCGATCGCGATTACGGATGCGGTGACCCATCGAAGTATGTCCGACAAGGCGAGACGGTGTTGGACTTGGGCAGCGGTGGCGGAAAGATCTGTTTCATCGCCGCACAAGTCGTCGGTCAGTCCGGCGCCGTGATCGGTGTGGATATGAACGACGACATGCTCGCGTTGGCCAGAAAAAGCCAACACGTCGTCGCCGAACGAATCGGCTACGACAACGTCCGGTTCTGCAAGGGCAAGATCCAAGACCTGCAGATCGATCGAGATCGCGTGGATGAGTACCTGGTCCAAAACCCCGTCAACAGCGAAGCCGCGTTGCAGCGGTTTGAAGCGTTCGTCGCGGACATGCGATCGCAACAACCGATGATCCCCGACAACTCCGTCGATGTCGTGGTCAGCAATTGCGTGTTGAACTTGGTCGACGCGGCGGAGAAGGAGAAACTGTTCGCGGAGATCTTTCGCGTCTTGCGGCCCGGCGGCAGAGCCGTGATCAGTGACATCGTCAGCGATGAACCGGTCCCGGTGCACATGCAGCAGGATGGTCGTCTGTGGAGTGGCTGCATCAGCGGATCGCTGCAAGAAAAAGCGTTCATCGACGCGTTCACTCACGCGGGGTTTCAAGCCGCCCAGATGCCGGCCTATCAAAACGAACCGTGGCAAATCGTCGAGGGGATCGAATTTAGATCCGTCACGGTCATCGCCTACAAGTACCCCGACACGCTCTGCTATGAACACAACGAAGCGGTGATGTATCGGGGGCCCTACGCCAGTGTGAAAGACGACGACGGCCACGAATTCACTCGCGGTGTCCGAGCCGCCGTCTGCCGCAAAACGTTCGAGAAAATGCAGAGCGAACCCTACACGCAAGACTTCGTCGGTCTCTCACCGGCAACGGAAATCCTGCCACAAGACGCGGCGCACTACGACTGCACCGGCGGCCGGGTCGAACGCTCGCCGAAGGTCACCAAAGCCGGCGGGAAATCGGTGCAACTGCCGATCGGGGATTGCTGCGGAGAGGGAGGGTGTTGCTGA
- a CDS encoding sulfatase-like hydrolase/transferase → MNTRPRFLSLQLCCLLVLWSATTNVSAERPNVLMILVDDLKPALGCYGDPIAKTPNLDALAARGMRFDAAYCNQAVCAPSRFTLMLGSHSTSTGLYGLGSELRQVMPDAVTLPQHFAEHGYRTESLGKIFHIGHGNHGDPESFSIEHFKEKVIEYVDPESTGGGQLTREEAYFTNQQLDRIKSLPRGAAYESPVADDEAYADGRVAAETMRRLRAAKQRRDADGTPFLIAAGFARPHLPFSAPKRYWDLFDPDELPMPDNEDLPKDSPTVAHKRGGEITNYKPVPEDRDAEYSDQLKRSLIHGYYASTSYVDAQIGKVIDALDELKLSDDTIIVLWGDHGFHLGDLGIWTKHTNYEQANRIPIFIIAPGTTKPNQSTGQPAESVDIYLTLAELAGLPEPTGPQSIDGVSLVPVLKDPSVRVRGHAFHAYPKRKMGRAIRTERYRLVEWKTPGVDSTDAEYELYDYEADPSETQNLANEKPDLLADLKAILAGYPEAVPRNRRVPSRSSQKNLPVLKTPPIANRNLEIKATIKGPKPHGVVVAQGGREHGYALHVIDGEPVFDVRRSGNVTRLKSNIKVSGQSRLVATLDGQSISLSINGGTATTLPSPGLITVQPKDGVSVGSDDQSAAGDYEAPNVFTATIVTCNVATTTPGHSN, encoded by the coding sequence ATGAATACCCGCCCCCGTTTCCTGTCCCTACAACTCTGTTGTCTGCTCGTCCTTTGGTCGGCCACGACGAACGTATCAGCCGAGCGGCCCAACGTCCTGATGATTCTGGTCGACGACTTGAAACCGGCGCTGGGATGCTACGGCGACCCGATCGCCAAGACGCCGAATTTGGACGCACTCGCCGCGCGGGGCATGCGATTCGATGCCGCTTATTGCAACCAAGCCGTCTGTGCTCCCTCACGGTTCACCCTGATGCTCGGCTCACACTCCACGTCGACGGGGCTGTATGGGCTGGGCAGCGAACTGCGGCAAGTGATGCCCGACGCGGTCACGCTGCCGCAACACTTTGCCGAGCACGGCTATCGCACCGAATCGCTCGGCAAGATCTTTCACATCGGCCACGGCAACCATGGCGATCCGGAATCGTTTTCCATTGAGCACTTCAAAGAAAAAGTGATTGAGTACGTCGATCCGGAAAGCACCGGCGGAGGACAGCTGACGCGTGAAGAAGCGTACTTCACCAACCAACAGCTCGACCGCATCAAGTCGCTGCCGCGCGGAGCGGCCTACGAATCGCCCGTCGCCGACGACGAAGCCTATGCCGACGGACGTGTCGCCGCCGAAACGATGCGTCGCCTGCGCGCGGCCAAACAACGGCGCGACGCCGATGGAACGCCGTTCTTGATCGCCGCCGGGTTCGCCCGCCCCCACCTGCCCTTCTCCGCACCCAAGCGATACTGGGACCTGTTTGATCCGGACGAGTTGCCGATGCCGGACAACGAAGACCTGCCCAAAGACTCGCCGACCGTCGCGCACAAACGCGGCGGTGAAATCACCAATTACAAACCCGTCCCCGAAGATCGCGATGCCGAGTATTCCGACCAGCTGAAACGCAGCCTGATTCACGGCTATTATGCCAGCACCAGTTACGTCGACGCACAAATCGGCAAGGTCATCGACGCACTCGATGAACTGAAACTGTCCGATGACACCATCATCGTGCTTTGGGGCGACCACGGGTTCCACCTCGGCGATCTGGGGATCTGGACCAAGCACACCAACTACGAACAAGCCAATCGGATCCCGATCTTCATCATCGCGCCGGGGACGACGAAGCCGAATCAATCCACCGGCCAGCCCGCCGAGAGCGTCGACATTTATCTCACGCTGGCCGAGTTGGCTGGACTGCCCGAGCCCACCGGCCCCCAATCGATCGACGGCGTCAGCCTGGTACCGGTGCTGAAAGATCCCAGCGTTCGCGTGCGGGGACACGCCTTTCACGCCTACCCCAAACGCAAGATGGGGCGAGCGATTCGCACCGAACGTTACCGGTTGGTCGAATGGAAAACACCCGGTGTAGACTCGACCGATGCCGAGTACGAACTGTACGACTATGAAGCCGACCCGAGTGAAACACAGAATCTGGCGAATGAAAAACCGGACCTCCTGGCAGACTTGAAAGCGATTCTCGCCGGCTATCCCGAAGCGGTCCCAAGGAACCGCCGCGTGCCATCGCGATCTTCGCAAAAAAACCTCCCGGTCCTGAAGACGCCGCCGATCGCCAACCGAAACTTGGAGATCAAAGCGACGATCAAAGGCCCCAAACCGCACGGTGTGGTCGTGGCGCAAGGTGGACGCGAACACGGCTATGCGTTGCACGTGATCGACGGAGAACCGGTCTTTGATGTCCGCCGATCCGGGAACGTCACGCGGCTGAAATCGAACATCAAAGTCAGTGGGCAAAGTCGCCTGGTCGCAACGCTCGATGGCCAATCGATCAGCCTGTCGATCAACGGCGGGACGGCGACGACGCTGCCCTCACCCGGATTGATCACGGTGCAACCCAAGGACGGAGTGTCGGTCGGTTCGGACGACCAGTCGGCCGCCGGAGACTACGAGGCCCCCAACGTTTTCACTGCAACCATTGTCACGTGCAACGTCGCGACCACGACGCCAGGTCACTCTAACTGA
- the arsS gene encoding arsenosugar biosynthesis radical SAM (seleno)protein ArsS (Some members of this family are selenoproteins.) — MKSLLPVINAGLPTNLVQPFAARVAREASPLRRIAVEQLQINLGKLCNQTCTHCHVDAGPTKTRENMDAKTAARVVELSRDCRSLRTVDLTGGAPEMNPSFCDLVREFRGRGIRVIDRCNLTILQQPGYEWAAPFLANHGVDVVASLPCYLEQNVDGQRGDGVFRQSLDALRQLNDLGYGDDSTRLRLDLVFNPTGPSLPPDQASLQADYKRELHARYGIRFNQLLTITNIPIKRYAMFLAKKQRLEQYMHLLEENFNSDAAEEVMCRSLLSIAWDGAIYDCDFNQMIELPASSSAVGSGSSAPPTIWNTDSLHQFANRRIATADHCYGCTAGAGSSCSGALL, encoded by the coding sequence ATGAAATCACTGTTGCCGGTCATCAACGCCGGTCTGCCTACCAATCTTGTCCAGCCGTTCGCCGCCCGGGTCGCCCGCGAAGCCTCGCCGCTGCGGCGAATCGCGGTGGAACAATTGCAAATCAACCTCGGTAAACTGTGCAACCAGACCTGCACGCACTGTCATGTCGACGCCGGGCCGACGAAAACGCGTGAGAACATGGACGCCAAGACGGCGGCCCGTGTCGTCGAACTGTCACGCGATTGTCGCTCCCTCCGAACCGTCGATCTGACCGGCGGCGCGCCGGAGATGAATCCGAGTTTCTGTGACCTGGTCCGTGAGTTTCGCGGTCGCGGAATTCGGGTCATCGATCGATGCAATCTGACCATCCTGCAACAACCGGGCTATGAATGGGCCGCGCCCTTTTTGGCAAACCACGGCGTCGATGTCGTCGCTTCGCTGCCGTGCTATTTGGAACAAAATGTCGACGGCCAACGCGGCGACGGAGTGTTTCGACAAAGTCTCGATGCGCTGCGCCAGTTGAATGACCTCGGCTACGGTGACGATTCCACCCGACTGCGGCTGGATCTGGTGTTCAACCCCACCGGTCCGTCTCTGCCCCCGGACCAAGCGAGTCTACAAGCCGACTACAAACGCGAACTCCATGCACGCTATGGCATTCGATTCAACCAGCTGCTGACGATCACGAACATTCCGATCAAACGCTACGCGATGTTCCTGGCCAAAAAACAACGCCTCGAGCAGTACATGCATCTGCTGGAGGAAAATTTTAATTCCGATGCGGCAGAGGAGGTGATGTGCCGATCGCTGCTGTCGATCGCCTGGGACGGTGCGATTTATGATTGTGACTTCAATCAAATGATCGAGTTGCCCGCCTCCAGTTCCGCCGTTGGATCCGGTTCGTCCGCGCCGCCGACGATTTGGAACACCGATTCGCTGCACCAGTTTGCCAACCGCCGCATCGCAACCGCAGACCACTGCTACGGGTGTACCGCCGGTGCGGGCAGCAGTTGCAGCGGCGCGTTGTTGTAG
- a CDS encoding class I SAM-dependent methyltransferase: protein MSDSASPDIIRHVAAGQLCCDPVWEAAYKRFETPEQEIAKFIKRLRRFGFETLNRDSRIVEIFCGRGNGLVALQRMGFRNLEGVDLSDSLLEEYRGPAQLHLADCLDLPLESDRYDVVIVQGGLHHLPDMPTDLDRSLAGVHRILKPSGKFYVIEPWKTPFLVFAHAVTELSLMRKLYAKGDALAIMTERERVTYEQWLGMPDVIRETFQRHFEIESWKTTWGKLAAITAPKAH, encoded by the coding sequence ATGAGCGATTCGGCCAGCCCCGACATCATCCGCCACGTCGCCGCGGGGCAATTGTGCTGTGACCCCGTCTGGGAAGCCGCGTACAAGCGGTTTGAGACGCCGGAACAGGAGATCGCAAAGTTCATCAAACGGCTGCGGCGATTCGGTTTCGAAACACTGAACCGCGACAGCCGCATCGTCGAAATCTTTTGCGGCCGTGGCAACGGGCTCGTTGCACTGCAGCGTATGGGGTTCCGAAATCTCGAAGGCGTCGATCTGAGCGATAGCCTGTTGGAAGAGTATCGCGGGCCGGCCCAACTGCACTTGGCCGATTGCCTGGACCTGCCGCTGGAATCGGACCGCTATGATGTGGTGATCGTCCAGGGCGGTCTGCACCACTTGCCGGACATGCCGACGGATTTGGATCGATCGCTCGCGGGAGTGCATCGAATCCTAAAACCTTCGGGAAAGTTTTACGTCATCGAACCGTGGAAGACGCCGTTCCTGGTGTTCGCCCACGCCGTCACCGAGCTGTCGTTGATGCGAAAGCTGTATGCCAAAGGCGACGCGTTGGCGATCATGACCGAGCGAGAACGCGTGACGTACGAACAATGGCTGGGGATGCCCGACGTGATCCGCGAAACGTTCCAGCGGCACTTCGAGATCGAATCCTGGAAGACGACTTGGGGAAAACTTGCCGCCATCACCGCACCGAAAGCCCATTGA
- a CDS encoding glycosyltransferase family 2 protein has protein sequence MSSSGESRPSDETKRIELSVVMPCLNEADTVATCVEKAVRAMKEAGIVGEVVVADNGSTDGSQELAIEQGARIVDVPQRGYGAALMHGIEASRGKYVLMGDADDSYDFLEIPKFIDSLRQGHDLVQGCRLPRGGGKVLPGAMPFLHRWFGNPVLSWLVRLMFRIPINDIYCGMRGFTRKHYDQLDLRSPGMEFATEMIIKSGLHRDSHGTSWSQVPITLHPDGRQAHPPHLRTFRDGWRTLRLFLAFSPTWTFFRPGMVLLMVGLVGYALALPQVKVFGAALDVHTLLVASLLVLMGWQCVLLATLARIFTGREGMMPPHEKLEHVTVERGLAFGIAAGIGGVAMIGFVVWRWWQQDFGALNYPFTMRWVVPGVTLVAIGFQTAMASLMSGVLMMQRSRRLDRPVAGTRDDHPTNTAPAEETPS, from the coding sequence ATGAGCAGTTCAGGAGAAAGCAGGCCGAGTGATGAAACCAAGCGGATCGAGCTGTCGGTCGTCATGCCCTGTCTGAACGAAGCCGATACGGTGGCAACGTGTGTCGAAAAAGCCGTCCGGGCGATGAAGGAAGCGGGCATCGTGGGCGAAGTCGTCGTCGCCGATAACGGCAGCACCGACGGGTCACAGGAGTTGGCGATTGAACAAGGAGCGCGGATCGTCGACGTTCCCCAGCGAGGATACGGCGCGGCGTTGATGCACGGCATCGAAGCCAGCCGAGGCAAGTACGTGCTGATGGGCGACGCCGATGACAGCTACGACTTTCTGGAAATCCCCAAATTCATCGACTCACTGCGTCAGGGACACGACTTGGTCCAAGGCTGCCGACTGCCCCGCGGTGGCGGCAAAGTCTTACCCGGTGCGATGCCGTTTTTGCATCGTTGGTTCGGCAACCCCGTGCTCAGCTGGCTCGTCCGATTGATGTTTCGCATCCCGATCAACGACATCTATTGTGGGATGCGCGGCTTCACGCGGAAACACTACGACCAGCTCGACCTTCGTTCGCCGGGGATGGAGTTTGCGACGGAGATGATCATCAAGAGCGGACTGCATCGTGATTCCCATGGCACGTCTTGGAGCCAGGTTCCGATCACGCTTCACCCCGACGGCCGCCAGGCGCATCCGCCGCATTTACGGACCTTTCGCGACGGCTGGCGAACGCTGCGTTTGTTCTTGGCCTTCAGCCCCACGTGGACGTTCTTCCGCCCCGGCATGGTTCTGTTGATGGTCGGGCTGGTCGGTTACGCCTTGGCGCTGCCGCAAGTCAAAGTGTTCGGCGCGGCGTTGGACGTCCACACGCTGTTGGTCGCCAGCCTGTTGGTGTTGATGGGATGGCAGTGCGTGTTGCTGGCGACGCTGGCGAGGATTTTCACCGGCCGTGAAGGCATGATGCCGCCCCACGAAAAACTGGAACACGTCACCGTCGAACGCGGACTGGCGTTCGGGATTGCGGCCGGGATCGGCGGCGTGGCGATGATCGGCTTCGTGGTTTGGCGATGGTGGCAACAGGATTTCGGGGCGTTGAATTATCCGTTCACAATGCGTTGGGTCGTACCGGGCGTGACACTGGTCGCGATCGGTTTCCAAACCGCCATGGCATCACTGATGAGCGGCGTGTTGATGATGCAACGTTCCCGCCGGCTCGATCGCCCGGTCGCGGGAACACGCGACGATCACCCGACAAACACCGCCCCGGCGGAGGAGACCCCGTCATGA
- a CDS encoding VOC family protein — protein MKFGYTLLYVADVEQSLAFYESAFGFARKSMHKDGDQEYGELDSGAVTLGFVSHALAGSHGLDYAETRPDGPSAAFEIAFTTPDVQAGYDRAIENGAVAVSPPKTKPWGQTVSYVRDNNGFLIEICSPMGG, from the coding sequence ATGAAATTTGGTTACACGCTGCTTTATGTTGCCGATGTAGAGCAGTCCCTGGCGTTCTATGAGTCCGCGTTCGGCTTTGCTCGCAAATCCATGCACAAGGACGGTGACCAGGAATATGGCGAACTGGACAGCGGTGCCGTCACGCTCGGGTTTGTCTCCCATGCCTTGGCCGGGTCACACGGGTTGGACTATGCCGAAACGCGTCCCGATGGCCCATCGGCCGCGTTTGAAATCGCGTTCACAACCCCAGACGTCCAGGCGGGCTATGACCGCGCGATCGAAAACGGTGCCGTCGCCGTGTCACCGCCGAAGACAAAGCCGTGGGGGCAAACCGTTTCCTATGTTCGCGACAACAACGGTTTCTTGATCGAGATCTGTTCGCCGATGGGCGGCTAA